Genomic segment of Acinetobacter defluvii:
TAATAAAAACACCCTATACCATGAGGAAACATAAAAAGGCGAATACATATAGGAACAGGTAAAAAATAACTTTAAAAAATAATATAGTTTGTTCCTAAATATTCCTTACCTGTTTAGTGATTAAGGCGCTTTAAAATTCAATTGGATTTTATAAGTGTTCAAGACATCTGCTATAACAGTACCTTCAGGGATCTCAATCTTATCCCCTACTTTGTATGTGTTCACAAATTGCCAAAACACCGCTTTTTCTTGTGGATCTAAACGAGAAAGGATGTATAGATAAGCAGATTCAAGCTGTTGTTGGCTTGCATAGCTATCTACTGATACTACTGGCGTAGTTGCGAAGTTATAGTTCAATTCATCAAGAAGAGCTTCATATACAGTCGTACTTGCATACTTGCTGTATTTACCCTTGTTTTCAGGAACCGTATAGCCGTGGTTGTAATTGATCATACGAGCAACGTAACTGGCCAATAGTTCCGAGTTTTTAGGGTTTTGCTGTAAATAGTCTTCCAGCTTGGATTTATCAGCTTCGTGCGCCGTTAAAACCACTTCCCCGTTATTAATAACATTCAAGTTAAGTTTAATGCTCTTAATTTTACGAGGCGGTTGTTCAAATTCCGCACCATTAAAGCGATGTTTAACATTGATATAGTATTGTTCAATTGCATTCGCTTTAACTAAGGGAATTGGTGAAGATGATACAATTGGAGTTTGTGAGACTTTAACGGTTGTGTTGTTGGCATAGAGGTGTGCTGATAGCGAGATTGTACCAATCAGTAAAGCTAAAGTACGTTTATTAAATACCATTTTAAACTTTTCCAGTGAAATAGTCGGTGTTATTTGTGAGAACCAGTTTTACTTTTAAAACTACTTCTAAGCTGTCTTTACAAGATTATACTATTTTTAACATTGCATCACTAATAGTCCTTAAACATTTTTAGTTAATTCGTATCAATCACCGTTAAAACTATCTAATATGTTTAAGAAGTTTAAGCACCCTTTAAAATTTGTTGTGTATTAGGTTTATGGAAACGATTTTAAATTCCTTTTTGTTAAAGTCCATAATTTATTCATTATTGTTTTATATAGTGTATAAGTTTGTTTTTGCTTTATGTGGCGTATTTCGCAAACCTAAAACTAAAGCCAAAAAGAATTCAAAAAAAGGCTATCGTAAGCCTCAAAAGAATCAGGAGCTTGTATCTAAAAAAGTCCTTACAAAAGACGAGATTATAATGCTTGATGCACTAGAACAGGTCATTCCATCACGCAACATTTTGGTGCAAGTAAGCATGAGTGCTTTTATGACCACGCAAAACATAAGTACCCGAAATCAGTTTTCTAGGCTTTACGTGGACTATTTGATTGTTGATGAAGACTACAATCCTATATTATCTATTGAGCTTGATGGGCATTATCATAAATATACCCAGGATAAAGATAAAAGGCGTGACGAGCTTTTGAAGAGTGCTGGCATTCCTGTCATTAGGTTTAAGGAAATTCCCGACATAAAAGTTATAAGAAAAACCATTTCAAGGTATATTTAGGTATAAATACGATTAACTCTAATTGATTTTAATAATGTAAATGTGTAAAAATGGTTTTGTCGTAAGAGATATTTTGAATTAATTTTCAAATATATTTCTAAAGGTTTAATCATGAACAACTTAACTCGCAATACTGGAACTAATGACATGTTAAATGTATCAAAACCAGAAAATGTTGCTCAAATGTCACCTGTTGAACTTCAGAATTATATTGAAGAACTTCAACAACAACTAGTCGTTAAAGAAAATAAAGCTTTTCACGATGCTGTTAGTGCCATTAATGCAATCATTTCAGAAAAAATTACTGCCGATGGTGTTGTGGACATCCATACACTTAGCGAATATCTAAAAAACAACCACATTGATACCACAAAAGTTGAGCCTATAAGACGTCAAAAACGTAAGCTTACGCATGAATGGGTTCACCGTGAAAACAACAGCTTACGTTGGGCTGGTCGCGGTCAAGTAATTAAATGGTTACGTGAAGAAATGATTGAAAAGGGTTTTGATCCTTCAGATAAAGAAGCTGTACGTAGTTATTGCGAACAAAATCTAGACCTTAAAGAGATTTAATCTTTAAAACTAGTGAAACCACCGTAAAAGGTGGTTTTTTTTTGCCATTATATAGTGTCGTTAAGCGATACCCTATTCTATTAGCTTTCAGCCGATAACAAGAAAATTTGCAATTGGTATATACTTAAACCGTTTTTATAAAGGTCACGTTATACAACGGACTAGTTTTAGTTAAATTTTGGTATATACATTATAAGTATATGTGACTATACCTTTGCTTATGTTTCGCTGGAGGCGATTAAATGTCATTCAAAACTCTATTATTAACTGGCTTATTATCTGTAGGTTTGGTTTTAGTTGGTTGTAGTAAAAAAGAAGAATCAACATCTCAATCAAAACCTATTCAACCAGATGAACAAATTGACAAAGTAGATCCATCTGCAGACCTACAAGCAGCGCGTGAAGCTTATGTCGATAATGAAAAACCTTCAAAAGTTGAGGGCCACGATTTTGATGCACATCAAAAAACTGCAGAACAAAATCCACCAAAAGAGGACGAGCAAAATGATATGTCTTCTATGCTGAACGCTGCAGCTGCAGATGCTCAAAAACA
This window contains:
- a CDS encoding DUF2726 domain-containing protein — translated: METILNSFLLKSIIYSLLFYIVYKFVFALCGVFRKPKTKAKKNSKKGYRKPQKNQELVSKKVLTKDEIIMLDALEQVIPSRNILVQVSMSAFMTTQNISTRNQFSRLYVDYLIVDEDYNPILSIELDGHYHKYTQDKDKRRDELLKSAGIPVIRFKEIPDIKVIRKTISRYI
- a CDS encoding H-NS histone family protein, which codes for MNNLTRNTGTNDMLNVSKPENVAQMSPVELQNYIEELQQQLVVKENKAFHDAVSAINAIISEKITADGVVDIHTLSEYLKNNHIDTTKVEPIRRQKRKLTHEWVHRENNSLRWAGRGQVIKWLREEMIEKGFDPSDKEAVRSYCEQNLDLKEI